A window of Castanea sativa cultivar Marrone di Chiusa Pesio chromosome 1, ASM4071231v1 contains these coding sequences:
- the LOC142630610 gene encoding uncharacterized protein LOC142630610, which yields MEIREQPNTEGEQGMKVEEQDEWMTSIVRYLEEGQLPEDGNEARKAYKTTTRVPTGETPFRLTFGIEVVIPMEVGLTNIRIKAYKEQRNQQGLNNNLDLINTVGDEAMKRIAKYKGAMTRYYNKKVKVRRFGIGDLVLRKVLQGIKDPSQGKLGLPWDVPYEVIRYSREGSYYLKTLDNQELSHPWNIEHLKRYYQ from the exons ATGGAAATAAGGGAACAACCTAACACTGAAGGAGAGCAGGGGATGAAGGTAGAGGAGCAAGACGAATGGATGACTTCCATTGTCCGTTACTTGGAAGAAGGTCAACTCCCAGAAGACGGGAATGAGGCACGAAAG GCATACAAGACAACCACAAGAGTGCCaacgggagaaacaccattcagACTGACGTTTGGAATTGAAGTTGTCATACCAATGGAAGTAGGACTAACGAACATTCGAATCAAGGCTTACAAAGAGCAGAGGAACCAACAAGGACTCAACAACAATCTGGATCTAATCAACACGGTGGGAGACGAAGCTATGAAGCGGATCGCAAAGTACAAGGGAGCGATGACCAGATACTACAACAAAAAGGTGAAGGTGAGAAGATTTGGCATAGGTGACCTCGTCCTTAGAAAAGTCTTGCAGGGAATAAAGGACCCATCCCAGGGGAAACTGGGGCTACCATGGGATGTACCGTACGAAGTAATTCGTTATTCCAGAGAAGGATCATACTACCTAAAGACCCTAGACAACCAAGAACTGTCTCATCCATGGAATATTGAACACCTAAAGAGATACTATCAGTAA